Genomic window (Aquimarina sp. BL5):
ATTGGTTCTTTTCTTAATATTATGAATAAAAACGATGCTAAAGAATTACAAAGAATAGCCGTAGAAGAAAGCCCTAGTAAGATTCCATTAATTTTTGCACGAGATGTGATCCATGGATTCAAAACAATTTTCCCTATTCCACTAGGGCAGGCGGCTTCATTTAATCCTCTGTTGGTAAAGGAAGGTTCTAGAGTAGCGGCGATAGAAGCAAGTACAAGTGGAATTAGATGGACTTTTGCTCCGATGTTAGATATATCAAGAGATCCTAGATGGGGTAGAATTGCTGAATCAGCGGGTGAAGATCCCTATTTGACAAGTGTAATGGCAGAAGCATATATAAAAGGTTTCCAAGGAGAAGATTTATCATCACCAACAAGTATGGCAGCCTGTGCAAAACATTTTATTGGATATGGAGCAGCAGAAGGAGGAAGAGATTACAATACGGCGAATATAAACGAAAATTTATTACATAATACGTATTTGAAGCCATTTAAGAAAGCTGTAGAAGCGGGTTCGGCAACATTTATGACCAGTTTTAATGAGCTTAACGGGGTTCCGGCGTCTGCCAATAAATATATTCTTAAAGATATTTTAAGAGATGAATGGGGATTCGATGGTTTTGTGGTGAGTGATTGGAATTCTATTATAGAGATGGTAAATCATGGATTTGCAAAAGATGAAAAAGAAGCAGCAGAGAAATCAATAAATGCAATGTTGGATATGGAAATGACTAGTACTTCATATCACGATCATCTAAAACAATTAATCAATGAAGGTAAGTTTTCTGAAAAACAATTGGATACAATTGTTAAGAATATACTTCGTATAAAACTGCGATTAGGATTATTTGAGAATCCATATTTTGATCCTAATGATGCGATTCTTTATGATAAAAAACATTTAGCTTCGGCTCAAGAAACCGCTACAGAAAGTACGGTATTACTAAAAAATAAGAATAATTTATTACCGTTAAATTCCAAAAATAAATTAGCAATTATAGGTCCTTTGGCAAATGCTCCTCACGAACAATTAGGTACTTGGACTTTTGATGGCGAAAAAGAACATACCATTACTCCATTAAAATCATTTCAACAGGATGATCAGTATACAATTCAATACAGCGAAGGATTATCATACAGTAGAGATAAATCAACCGATGGTTTTGGTAATGCAATAAAAGCAGCAAAGTCTTCTGACGTGATTCTATTTTTTGCTGGAGAAGAAGCTATTTTATCTGGAGAAGCGCATAGTAGAGCTAGTATAAACCTTCCTGGAGGTCAAGAAGATTTAATCACAGAATTACATAAGACAGGAAAGCCTATTGTTTTAATTGTTATGGCAGGTAGACCAATTACATTAGGAAACATTATAGATAAGGTTGATGCCGTTTTAATGGCTTGGCATCCTGGAACTATGGGCGGGCCTGCTTTGAAAAATATTATAACCGGAAAAGTTTCCCCTTCAGGAAAACTGCCGATTACCTGGCCAAAAGAAGTAGGACAAATACCAATTCATTACAATCATAAAAATACGGGTAGACCTGTGATTCCAGAAGAATTTGTGTATATGGATTCAATACCAATTGCGGCTTGGCAAAGTTCTCTGGGTAATACATCACATTATCTGGATGCAGGTTTTTTACCACAATATCCTTTTGGGTATGGTTTAAGTTATAGTAATTTTAGATATGCTGATGTTAGTATTTCATCAACTAGCCCTAAGATTGGAGATACAATTACGGTAAAAGCTATGATTACCAATACAGGAAAAATTAAAGCCAAAGAAACCGTACAATTGTATTTTAGAGATATGGTTGGTAGTTTAACCAGACCAGTTAAAGAACTTTTACGATTTAAAAAAGTAACTTTAGAAGCAGGTGCTTCTAAAGAAGTTATATTTAATTTTTCTACAGATGATTTGGCTTTTTATGGACCGGATAAAATATGGGTTACAGAACCAGGTGATTTTAAACTATGGGTAAGTAAACATTCGATGGATGAAGCGAATGAATTAGAATTTACATTAGAATAAAAGGAATAATAATATTGTGAGCAAAGGTATTGTATATATCATATATGGAGTTTCCGGAAGTGGAAAAACAACTATAGGAAAAAAGTTAGCTAAAGATTTAGATATTCCTTTTTTTGATGCAGATGACTTTCATCCAGAAAGTAATATTAAGAAAATGTCTGATGGATTTCCGCTTGATGATACAGATAGGGAGCCTTGGTTACAAAAGATAGCGAATGAAATTAAAGTTTGGAACACTAAAAATGGAGCAGTATTAGCTTGTTCTGCCTTAAAAATAAAGTATAGAAAAACGCTAGGATCTATTGATGAAAAATACATAAAATGGATTTTCTTAGAAGGAAGTTATGATATGATTTCCAAACGCATGCAAGCAAGAAAAAATCATTTTTTCAAAAAAGAAATGTTGGTTTCTCAATTTGAAACCTTAGAAGGACCAGAAAAAGGGATTGTTATAACAGTTGATAAAAGTAGTGATGAAATTGTGAATGAAATTAAATCTAAATTGGATACAAATAGATCGCAGTTAGGATTGATAGGATTAGGAGTGATGGGTAAGAGCTTAGCTAAAAACCTTTTATCTAAAAACTTCACACTTTCTGTGTATAATAGGCAAGTGGATGATTATGAGGTTGATATCGCAAAAAAGTTTGTAAAGGAGCAGCCTGATAACCATATGGTACTAGGGTTTGATAATTTAAAATCATTTGTAGACTCTATAGAACAACCTCGTACCATTATACTTATGGTCAATGCCGGGAAACCGGTGGATGTGGTGATTGAAGCATTAGTACCATTTTTATCGAAAGATGATTGTGTTGTTGATGGAGGAAATTCTCATTATAAATCAACATTAGAGAGAAGCGATAGATTAATTGATAAAGGAATCCATTTTTTAGGAGCAGGTATTTCTGGAGGAGAAGAAGGAGCTTTAAAAGGTCCTTCGATTATGCCTGGAGGATCAAAGAAAGCTTATAATAGATCAGGAAATTTTTTAGAAGCTATTGCGGCGAGAGATAAAGCAAATAATCCATGTTGTGAATATATTGGGCCAGAAGGATCAGGACATTATGTAAAAATGGTTCATAACGGTATCGAATATGCAGAGATGCAATTGTTAGCGGAAACCTATCATGTCTTGCGTTTTTATGCAAAGAAAAATCCTGATCAAATAGCAGCTATTTTTAATATTTGGAGAAATAATGGATTAGATAGTTATTTGCTCGAAATTACGGCCGATATTCTTCTTAAAAAAGAGGGAGATGATTTTCTAATAGATAAAGTACTGGATAAAGCAGGGCAGAAGGGAACAGGTGGTTGGTCTACGAATGCTGCTTTAGAAGTCGGAATGCCGTTATCTACGATTTCAGAATCTGTAATGGCCCGTAACATTTCTGGAATCAAATCCAAACGTGTTGAAGCTTCAGAAAAATATCAGCTAAAAACATATAGTATTTCTTCAAATGATACCATATTTATTGAAAATTTAGAAAAAGCTTTCAGAACGGCAAGTGTTATTAATCATCATATCGGTTTTGAGCTAATAAAAGAAGCTTCTAACGAATACAACTGGGAACTGAACCTTTCTAAAATAGCCAGAATATGGACAAACGGTTGTATCATACGAAGTGATTTAATGGAGCAAATTTGGAAGTTGTTTTTAAATGATAATGACACCTCTCTGTTACTACTTCCGGATATAATCATAACTGTAAAATCAGATATTCATTCACTAACGGAAACCGTTGCTGCCGGACTTACATCAGGATTTTCTCTACCAGTATTTTCGGCAGCGGCGAACTACTTTTTAGCATATACATCGGCTCAGTCTTCGGCCAACATCATACAAGCGCAAAGGGATTATTTTGGAGCACATACCTATCAAAGAGTAGATACATCGCTAGATGAATATTTTCATACAAACTGGAAACACTAATTTATGGACTATCAATTATTAATTGCTGTCGGAGTAGGTATCATTGCATTGCTTTTTATGATCCTGAAATTAAGAATGCAAGCATTTATTGCACTGCTTATCGTTTGTATATTGGTGGGAATTGTTGCTGGATTACCAGCAGAAGAAATTCTTACTAGTATTAAGAATGGAATGGGAGGAACACTTGGTTTTGTAGCAACTGTTGTGGGGCTTGGAGCATTATTTGGTGGATTGTTAGAAAACTCAGGAGGGGCACAAGGATTGGCAAATTATATACTAAAATTAGCTGGAGAAAAAAATGCATCCTGGGCATTGATGATCACTGGGTTCATCATTGCAATACCCGTTTTTTTTGATGTGGCTTTTATTATTTTAGTACCAATAGTATATGCAATTGCCAGAAAAACCAAAAAATCTTTATTGCTCTATGCAATTCCATTATTAGCTGGATTAGCAATTACACATAGTTTTATACCACCAACTCCTGGTCCAGTCGCTGTAGCTGATATATTGGGAGCTAATCTTGGATGGGTCATTGTATTTGGATTTATTACAGGTGTTCCTGCTGCGATAATTAGTGGACCAATATTGGGAAAACACCTTGCTAATAAAATAGATATCACGATTCCTGAGGCTAATGATTCTAATATAAGAATGGATAATACTCCTAATCCTATTGGTATTATTATAATTATTACGTTACCCATTTTATTAATAGTATTAAAAACAGTTTTGCTGGGCGATTGGTTTAAGGAAGATGTGTTACCGCAATCAATGATATATATAATAACTCTTTTAGGGCACCCTTTTACTGCTTTGATTATAGCAAATTTAATTGCTTGGTATTTTCTCGGAATTAAAAGAGGAGTTACTAGAGATGAACTTTTGAAAATTTCAATGAAATCATTCAAACCAGCAGGAGCCATTATCTTACTAACTGGTGCTGGTGGAGCTTTTAAACAAATATTAGTAGACACCAAAGCAGGGGAATTATTAGCTTCTTCGTTACAGAGTTCATACATCCACCCATTGTTATTTGCATTTATAGTTGCGGCTTTGATTAGAGTTTTACAAGGTTCTGCTACGACCGCTATGATTGCAGCTGCAGGTATTACCTCACCGATTATTCTTGCTGGAGATTTTAGTGCTGCACAGATTGCTCTTTTTGTAATTTCCATTGCTTCGGGAGCAACGATCTTATCTCATGTGAATGATAGTGGATTTTGGTTAGTAGGACAATATCTGGGAATGACAGAGAAACAAACCTTTCGTTCCTGGACTGTTATGACAACTCTTATTGCAATTACTGGAGTTTTGATGTCTTTGTTATTATGGTATGTTTTTTAGCCAGTCTTTAGAAACTATTCCAAAGGAAATAAACTAAAACATATGATTCAGTTAAAAACTAGTTAACTACCCATTTCGGGTGGCAATGCTACTATTAACAAGATGTAGTTTTAGATGATTAACAATTTAAATGAAGTACTATGAAAACATTAAATGATCTTAAGATACTGTATAAAGAATTAGAAAGAGACGAAAAATATAAAATTAATGGAGGTGCTCAACAAAAATCCGTTGTTGTATGGTGCAGAATGGCAATTAGTTATGAGCCATGTTAATAATTGTTTGGATTACTAAAGAATGAATATTTTGGTTTCAGGTCTATTTTGAAATATATAATTCTATTATTCTTTATAGAATCATTAGTATGAACAAAGAGTAAAAATTACTTTCTTTGTTTGACAATGAATCCGGAAGTTTTTAAACATATCGAATTATTATTAGGGAGTATTGGTTTTATAATCGCATTATTCTTTGGATTATTCTTGATAATAACAAAAAAAGAGCGTGCTAGTGCGAATGTTTTTCTGGCGATTTATCTCTTAGCTTTTAGCCTTAGAATTGGTAAATCTCTATTCTATAATTACTTTCCAATTGACCCTGTAATAAGGAATGTTTTTCTTGGAATGTTATTAGCTATTGGCCCTTCATTATGGTTTTATGCAACGAGATTATTTTTCACTAACGAAATAAGGAACAGTAGGTCAATTTTGATTCAGTATGCTCCATTACTTTTATTTGTAATATTTTGTTGGATAATCCCAAATGATGATTCAATATCTTCCAGAATAATTTTTCTAGGATTATTATCCCATATTTTGTTATACGGGTTATATACTTTGTATTGGTTGTTTACTAGTAAGAATCAATCTAATCATAAATCGTATAAGGTGTATCATTGGTTATTGTTTTTTACAATGCTTACCATTGGGATGTCACTTATTCAGATGGGAGTGTTTTTGCGCATAGTACCGTATTTAAGTACAGCTTTTTTATTCTCAGCGATAGTTCTTGTTTTATTAATCTATGCTCTAAGGAATCCTTTTTTGTTTAAGATTGAAAACAAAAAGTATGCTAATTCTTCTTTAAATGATGAAAATGCAAAAACGTATTTAGATCAGTTGACATATCTAATGGAGGAAGAAAAATTGTTTCTGGATCCTAAGATTACATTAATTAAACTTAGTAACAGAATAGGAATAACCTCTAAGCAACTATCTCAAGTTATTAATCAGAATAAAAAGGAAAATTACTCACAGTATATTGCAAGATATCGAATAGCAGAAGCAAAGCGATTATTACACTTACCAGAATATCAAAACTTTAAAATATCCAGTATTGCATATGATTGTGGGTTTAACAGTATATCTTCTTTTAACACAGCTTTTAAAAAGTTGACGAATACAACTGCAGTTCAATACAGAGAGGCCCAATTAAAATCTTTATAGGGTTGTATAGCTTTAAGTTGTGATTATTTTGATTTACATAGATTTTATGGGGTACTGATAAACCAAAAACAGGTAAGATACACATTGACAAATTTATAAACTGTTGTTTACATTATGGGTTTTGTTTTCAATGCACAACTTGGATTTCATTTCCTGTAATCCAACTTTTTATCAGTTGTTCGTTCGTACTAATCTCTGCAAGATAGAATTTATTGTAGGAGGCAAAAACAATTGAATCTTCAATTTTCTCGATTTCTACTCCTTTATAATCCATATAGTTTGAATGAATTAAATATAGTTGTCCATTTTCCTTAAAAATATATCCAACGTGGCTAGCATCAAATCCAATGAAATGGATTCCGTCTTTTAAACTCTTATTGATCATTGAGATATTTTCTTCAATAGAATTTTCGGAAATTTCAATTACTTGATTGTTAAGCGCTAAACTTTTCGCTTCATCTATTGGAGATTGTTGAGCAAGCTTGTATCGATTTAAGTTTATTCCAGCATCTTTTAATGTTGTCGAAACAAAATACCCACAGGCAATTTTTCCTTTCTTTGGGATCGATGTATGCCCTTCAAACGACCATTCGGTTCCTTCCCAAAAAGGGATTATTCTATTGATCAAAGAATGGGTAAAGACATTTGATATCGAATCAATAGATAATTCTTTGTTTTTTAGTTCTACTTTACACTTTTAATTTGACTTTTTACCAATCCATAACTTTTAAGCGAATCATTTTCTGATTTTAATTCTTTAAGAGTCTTTATAAGATCTTTTTTGACTAAAAGAATAACTTCAGTCTTGTTATTTTCAGAAGTATTTGAAGCTTCCTTGCCATTCTGTCCAATACATCCAAAGTGCATTAACAAGAATATTGTCAAAACGAATTTATTCATTCCTTTTTATTTGTAATTGTTATTAATTGAACACACGCTTAAATTTAAATAATTCTACCACAATTGATTCATAGCATTCTATTTCGAAATAGATTTTATTACTTTTTATCGGTTTTGAATCCGTAAATAGTAGTCTGCATTCCTGCAATTTTCCATTCTCCATTTACTTTCTCCATAAGTCTAGTTTCGCGTTTCAGACCACGTAGTGAGTCTTGTTGTTCATAAGTAACCCAAGCTCCATTTCCATAGAGTCTTACATCAATTTTGTCCAACAACTTAGGTAAGGGCTCTGGTTCGGGATGTTCTTCGATAAAGGTTTTAACGAATTGACTTATTTCACTCCAACCCACAGACTCAGAAAAAGTACTATCCGCAAAATCTATGTAGGTTTTCGTAATCTCAGGATCGTGTACCCATTTGTCTTTCCAGTCCTTATAGTTTCTTTGAAAAGCAGCTTTAGTCTCGTTGTTAAGGGTTTCTAAAATAGCTTTTTTTTCTTTTTCAATATCGATTTCCAGATTAACTACTTGATCTATTTTTGTTGTTTTGTGCTCTTTACAACTTATTATATTTAGCATGAAGACAACGCAGAATATTGATACTAATTTATTAGTCATGTTTTTTGTTTTCTTAGTTGTTCGTTAAAGCACTTGGGTAACACAAGTTAAAGATTAAATTGTAATTTAAATTAGTTTTAAAACTTTAGGATCCTTTTTATCAATATTTAAATACTAAAACATACCCGTTTAGTTCAAGAGCATATTCCATAAACTTTTTAACATCATTAAATATCTGTTCAATTTTTTCTGGATGATTATTTATTTGCTCTATTTACAACCAATAGTATTTTGTATGAGTTGTAGCGAGTTTTAAATCATTTAACTTTCAAAAGTAATTTACAAAATAAAAAGTAATAGCGGTTTGGATTAAACTCCAAACCGCTATTACTTTTATGCATTGATGGTAACTGACTTTATTTCACTTTTACTTCTCCATTTGTTCTTATATATAGAATAATTTCTTTTTCAGAATTACCTTTAATTGTATGGATAGCTTTATCTGTCGAACCAAAATAACTTCCTGCATCTAAATTTTTTGTTTCGTTATTTTGAGGCATTATATAATTTAGATTGCCTTTTATCACAACGGAATGTAAAACAGTTCCATTGGTTTCTATTGCTCCATTATAGTCTTTTGGAAGTTTTACAAAAATACTTTTAAGACCATTATTCTTTTTACTATCTAAAAGAAAACTAATTTCAGCTTTACTTTTTGAACCAACCCAATTTGTCTGTTCATTATTGAGCCAGACAATATTTGAATCATCTATGTTTATGGGTTTTTCTCCGTTATCAAATGCTTCATTTATTGGTTTAACCAAATAAGGTCCTTTGTTAATCTCTACTAAAGCGATATTTTCTTCTCCTTTAGCGGAAGTGATATGAGGTTCTCCAGCGGGCTGCGTCCAAAACGAACCTGATTTCATCCACATATTATCGGCTTTTGGATCATCGTTATGCAACGATCCTTTTATTACGACTGCTCGATAGGTAACATTATGAATATGTGGTGGTGAAGAAAATCCATCAACAAATTTCGCTAAAAAACCTGTTGGTTCTGTTCCTTTTCTATCACCCCAAATTGTTCCAGCTTGCGGGCTCTGGTCTCCTCTTGCTGGATTTAATTTTTCCCACTTAATTTCACTGCTTAATAGAACTTTGTTTGTTGGGTTTTCAATCTTTTCTGAAAGAGCTTCGCTTAATTTCTTTTCTTGATTTTTACAAGAAAAAGAGATTCCTAAAATTAGTATTAGATAGATAGATAATTTGTTCATTTTATTGAATTTGAGTCATTTCATTAAGTGTGAATTCTTCTACAGCTCCGTCTGTTGCTTTCATATAATCAGCTAAATGTGTATTATTCATATGCGTTTGCCATAAATCTCTACTTTCCCAATTTTCATAAAATAGAAATAGATTTTTATTTTCATTGTCTTGGTGCAAATCGTAGTTGATACATCCTTTCTCTTTTTTAGTAATATCAATTAATTTTACTAGTTCACTTTTTACTAGTTCTCTTTTTTCCGGTTTTGCTAATATTTTTGCAACGATTGTTAACTTTTGATTATTCATAATTTCGGAATTTTATTACTCGATGTGTTTTTTTAATTCTTGGATTTGTGCACAGTATAAAATATATACTTTTATCTACTACCATCTACCATTACTACTTTTTTATATGGTTTCTATTACTTTATTTATGTCTCTTCTAGATTTTGGTTTTTTACTTGGTTGGTTAAAGTCTTCATCGTCTCTATAACCAATAGCTACTGCCATAAGAGTAGAGTAGTTCGTCTGATTTAGAATTACGTCATAGTTTTCTGGTTCAACTCCTTCCATCGGTGTAGCATCAATTCCCATTTCAGGACAAGCACTTAAAAAAACACCTAAAGCTAAATATACTTGTTTATCAAACCAAGCTTTTATTTGCTCTTTTGTTTGAGGTTTTATAAATTCTTTGTAATAATTAACTGCTCCTTCAGGAAGCTCATTTTCAATTTGTTTTTCGAATAAGTCGATGTTATTGATTCGACTAAAAACGACAACTGTATCACTCTCAAGAACTTTATTGGTGTTTAACCAAGAAACTTTTGCTAGCTTTTGTTTTGTATCGTTGTCCGAAACAAAAGTGAATTTCCAAGGTTGACTGTTTATAGAAGAAGGGCTTAAGTGCAGAATTTCCTTTAATTCTTGAATTTTACTACGTTCAATTTTTTTTGCTGGGTCATACTTTTTGGTTGTATAACGGTTTTGCATTGATTCTAAAAAGCTCATATTTTTATACTTGTCAGTTTAACTATAATAATTATAGTTGCAAACTTAAGTATAGTATTTTACCTTTGCAATAACGGTCAAAAATGATAGTATACTTTTATGAAAGCAAAAGAACCCAAAATCCTTAAATTCAAAGGAAATGAATATCCTTGTTGTGCTAGTCTTACAATGGGAATTATTGGTGGAAAATGGAAAACGGTTATACTTTTTTATTTAATGGATGAAAAATTAAGGTATAATGAATTGAGAAAATCTATGCCAACTGTAACCGAAAGAACATTGAGCTTACAGTTAAAGTCATTAGAAGAAGATGGATTAATTAATAGAAAAGTTTATACTTCTAAGCCTCCTTTAAGAGTAGAATATTCATTAACTGATTTCGGGAAAACCTTAATTCCACTTATTAAATCGATTGCAGATTGGGGTGATTTAGTGGTTAAAAAATATTCCTAGCAGATTGTCGCTTTAACTTGTTGTCAAACCGCTCGTGTGCTATTAGTTGACTTGGTCATCAATTAAATTAGTAAAAGAAAACGACCAAATGAAATCTCTAATAAATTTTTAATTTTAGACTTTTTTTTGAACCCATTTCTTTCATATAATTTAATAATTCTTTGCACTCTTCAGTATTTAGAGTCCCAACTTTAACCTTATTCCAGTTCATAGGTTTATAAGATTTTTACTTACTTATATTTTTTTTGAAAAAACTATGTTTTCATACGCTTTTCCATTGACTATAAAGTTTAATTCTCCTACGTTTTTAAATTCATTCCTTTCATAGAATCTAATCGCTCTTTTGTTTTTTATGTAAACAGAAAGCCACATCGTATCTAATTGTAATGCTTTAGCTCTTTCTTCAACAAAAGTTAGAAGTTGTTGTCCAATTTTTAAGTGTATGAATTCACTTTGAATGAAGATCCTTTCAAGACGACAATTGTTTTGGGAGGCAATACTTTCATTTATGGCGTTTAGTACTAATTTTGCGTAACCAACGGGTAAATCATCGACATAAATAATATAGAAAAGGTTTTTAGGATTATTTATGTCTTGTTTTGTTTTAGAAACTGAAAAATTCTTGTTTAGGTATTTACGCAGATCGTTTTTATCATCTATATATTGCCCGTGAGATTCGGCCCATGTCACTCTTCCTAAAAGAGCTAAAACCTCCTTATCAGCTTCTTTAGCTATTTGTATTTTAATCATTGTTATCCTTTTTAATTTTCAATCGTCTTAGGTGATACCCATGCAGAAATACGGCAATAGTACATCCTACAATTATCGGAGTTGCACTAATTAATGCGCCGTATAAAATGTAAATAATATTCGCGATTAGTGAGATTAGTCTTAGTTTATATTCACCTTTGGTGGACATTGAATATAAGTTAATGACCAAACCTCCGTAACCAATACAATCAATTAAAAATGGACTCATATTTTGTGTTTTTTCTATTTAAATATTTAAAGTTGGAGACTACCAACCTAAAACTAATACAACAAATATAGAATGTAATAACTCTTTTTTAGTTTATAATCGAGTTTATTATGGTATATTTAAATTCGATTATATCGAATAATTGCTAATATAATTTTGATTGTAAATGGACGTGTTAGATAAAAAGATACTAGAAATGCTAAAAATTAATGCTAGAGAAAGCTTTGCTACTATTGGAAAAGAAGTGGGGTTGTCTGCTCCAGCTATAGGGAAGCGTGTTAGACAAATGGAAGAAGAAGGCATAATCGAAGGTTATGCTTTAAAAGTGAATCATGAAAAATTGGGTATTGAGACCAAAGCATATATAACATTAGTAATACACCGAGGGTCAGCAGGTTCAAACGATGCTCAAAAGCAATTACAAGCAATGGAAGAAGTGCAAAGATGTGATAGAATTACTGGCGATGATTGCTTATGCGTTTTAGGTTATTTTAGAAACAATAAGCATCTTATTTCCTTTCTTGAAAAAATTGCAAAGTATGGTGCTTCAAAAACGAGTATTATTTTAGAAGCGTAATTTATTTCCTAGAAAGATACTATAAACCGGTAAATTGTCAATTTTAGCAGGATTTTTTTCATAATTGTAGAGTAACGTCTCGACTAAGGTTAGTACGGGAATTAATATTACTAAATTTCCCGTTAAGCACTTAGCCAAATCTTTTGTTTTATCTTTTTCTTCATAAAATCAAATCAAAAGATTTGGCGGACTTGGTTTAAAGCTTAGAACTTGGTTTAGTACTAAACCGGGTATTAACTATAGCCATTGTGCCTGTTGCACAAGTTAGTAAAAAGGATTAATTTCATGATATGCAAGGAAAAAAGATATATCAAGAGAAGTTGTTTAGTGATTTCCGTTTAAGTGATCGTGTAGCGGAGACCAATTTTTATTATCGTTTAAAGAGTGTTTTGCATTTAGACTTTTTATATAAAAAAACCAGTACCTATTACGGTAGAAGTGGTCAACGTAGTATTGATCCTGTAGTGTTTTTCAAGCTTTGTTTAGTTGGTTATCTAGAAAATATTATAAGCGATAGAAAGCTTATCGAGCACTGTAGTATGCGCTTGGATATCCTCTATTTTGTGGGCTATGACATTGATGAGACACTACCTTGGCATTCGACTATCAGTAGGACACGCCAGTTGTTCCCTGAAGAAATTTTTGAACAAGTATTCATCCACATTTTGGAGATGTGCATCGGCAAGGGTATGGTAAAAGGGCGCACCCAAGCGATAGATTCTGCACCTGTAAAAGCAAATGCCAGTATGGATAGTCTGGAGTTAAAAGTTCCTTGTCAAGATTTAGAAGCACACTTAGCTGCTGTACGCCATATTAGCCATCGGGATCAAGAGGTTTTTCGCAAAGCCAAGGAAAACAAAGCCAGTGAAGAGCAGCAAAGTATTACTGCCACAAAACAAGAACTAAAAAGTATTGAGTCCAGGAACAAGAACTGGAGCAAGAATCAAGACAGGCGCCCAGGTGCAAATAACAAGGGTAGCCGTTATACAAGCAACAAGACACACTACAGTCCAACCGATCCAGATGCTAGAATAAGTGTGAAGCCAGGCAAGGCTCGAAAACTCAATTATAGCAGCCAACTTAGTGTAGACACGGCAAATCATGTGATTACTGACATCAAAGCTTATCATGCAGATGGTAAGGATAGTCAATATATGGAGGACATTGTAGATCGTGTTCAACGGCGGTTGTGGAAGTCAGGATTTCAATTAGAAAACGTACTGGCAGATACAGGATATAGTAGCGGAGAGGTGTACGCTTATTTAGAAAATAAAGAGATCAAAGGTTACATACCACCACATGGCACTTACAAAGGTGGTCCAGATGGCTTTGAATATATAAAAAGTGAAGATCATTATATCTGTCCCAACAGAGCAATAGTACCTTTCAAGAAAGTGTTCAAAGACTACCGTACCCAAACCTTAAAGAAAGAATAC
Coding sequences:
- a CDS encoding AraC family transcriptional regulator, giving the protein MNPEVFKHIELLLGSIGFIIALFFGLFLIITKKERASANVFLAIYLLAFSLRIGKSLFYNYFPIDPVIRNVFLGMLLAIGPSLWFYATRLFFTNEIRNSRSILIQYAPLLLFVIFCWIIPNDDSISSRIIFLGLLSHILLYGLYTLYWLFTSKNQSNHKSYKVYHWLLFFTMLTIGMSLIQMGVFLRIVPYLSTAFLFSAIVLVLLIYALRNPFLFKIENKKYANSSLNDENAKTYLDQLTYLMEEEKLFLDPKITLIKLSNRIGITSKQLSQVINQNKKENYSQYIARYRIAEAKRLLHLPEYQNFKISSIAYDCGFNSISSFNTAFKKLTNTTAVQYREAQLKSL
- a CDS encoding DUF4437 domain-containing protein encodes the protein MNKLSIYLILILGISFSCKNQEKKLSEALSEKIENPTNKVLLSSEIKWEKLNPARGDQSPQAGTIWGDRKGTEPTGFLAKFVDGFSSPPHIHNVTYRAVVIKGSLHNDDPKADNMWMKSGSFWTQPAGEPHITSAKGEENIALVEINKGPYLVKPINEAFDNGEKPINIDDSNIVWLNNEQTNWVGSKSKAEISFLLDSKKNNGLKSIFVKLPKDYNGAIETNGTVLHSVVIKGNLNYIMPQNNETKNLDAGSYFGSTDKAIHTIKGNSEKEIILYIRTNGEVKVK
- a CDS encoding putative quinol monooxygenase codes for the protein MNNQKLTIVAKILAKPEKRELVKSELVKLIDITKKEKGCINYDLHQDNENKNLFLFYENWESRDLWQTHMNNTHLADYMKATDGAVEEFTLNEMTQIQ
- a CDS encoding nitroreductase family protein, encoding MSFLESMQNRYTTKKYDPAKKIERSKIQELKEILHLSPSSINSQPWKFTFVSDNDTKQKLAKVSWLNTNKVLESDTVVVFSRINNIDLFEKQIENELPEGAVNYYKEFIKPQTKEQIKAWFDKQVYLALGVFLSACPEMGIDATPMEGVEPENYDVILNQTNYSTLMAVAIGYRDDEDFNQPSKKPKSRRDINKVIETI
- a CDS encoding helix-turn-helix domain-containing protein → MKAKEPKILKFKGNEYPCCASLTMGIIGGKWKTVILFYLMDEKLRYNELRKSMPTVTERTLSLQLKSLEEDGLINRKVYTSKPPLRVEYSLTDFGKTLIPLIKSIADWGDLVVKKYS
- a CDS encoding N-acetyltransferase, whose product is MIKIQIAKEADKEVLALLGRVTWAESHGQYIDDKNDLRKYLNKNFSVSKTKQDINNPKNLFYIIYVDDLPVGYAKLVLNAINESIASQNNCRLERIFIQSEFIHLKIGQQLLTFVEERAKALQLDTMWLSVYIKNKRAIRFYERNEFKNVGELNFIVNGKAYENIVFSKKI
- a CDS encoding Lrp/AsnC family transcriptional regulator, giving the protein MDVLDKKILEMLKINARESFATIGKEVGLSAPAIGKRVRQMEEEGIIEGYALKVNHEKLGIETKAYITLVIHRGSAGSNDAQKQLQAMEEVQRCDRITGDDCLCVLGYFRNNKHLISFLEKIAKYGASKTSIILEA